One stretch of Lacrimispora sphenoides DNA includes these proteins:
- a CDS encoding GNAT family N-acetyltransferase, translating to MAYKFIYYTDEYFAQIEELILNSYSIGFPAYQFNYLQFDRGIHSALANNTANWEQTTGLWFEEQKLAAAAISIGAWQGDAFFIYDSQGRTEDKELLTKMFHHAETHMSCFKGNAPYEDKTRYLELTIPPYLNLVRETAKERGFVKADSVSKINILPFDGTLFHMELSDGYSFADGNAVPPFYSANAHMFSFNYTLPTANNIKSGFEDLKRMKGYDPELDLVVLDPEGKPVGLAIIWYHEAMQFCELEPLGVAWWCRRKGIARALIYELANRVMKKYPLCKGMVGGDQQFYWDLGFLTEAENEVWKWEKKF from the coding sequence TTGGCATATAAATTTATATATTATACGGATGAATATTTTGCTCAGATAGAAGAACTAATACTTAATAGCTATTCAATTGGATTTCCAGCTTATCAGTTTAATTATTTGCAATTTGATAGGGGCATTCATTCAGCATTGGCTAATAACACAGCCAATTGGGAGCAAACAACAGGGTTGTGGTTTGAAGAGCAGAAACTTGCCGCTGCGGCGATAAGTATTGGGGCGTGGCAGGGAGATGCTTTCTTTATTTATGACAGCCAAGGCCGCACGGAAGACAAGGAACTTTTAACAAAAATGTTTCATCATGCAGAAACCCATATGTCTTGTTTTAAGGGAAATGCACCCTACGAGGACAAAACAAGGTACCTTGAACTTACCATTCCACCCTATTTAAATCTTGTAAGAGAAACGGCAAAAGAAAGAGGTTTTGTAAAAGCAGATTCTGTTAGTAAGATAAACATCCTGCCTTTTGACGGAACTTTATTTCATATGGAACTCAGTGATGGTTATTCATTTGCAGACGGAAACGCGGTTCCGCCGTTTTATTCGGCCAATGCTCATATGTTTTCGTTCAATTATACGTTACCTACTGCAAATAATATAAAATCTGGGTTTGAAGATTTAAAAAGGATGAAAGGGTATGATCCTGAATTGGATTTGGTTGTTCTTGATCCGGAAGGAAAACCCGTGGGACTTGCTATCATATGGTATCATGAGGCGATGCAATTTTGTGAACTTGAGCCTTTGGGTGTGGCATGGTGGTGCAGGCGTAAAGGTATTGCCAGGGCTTTGATTTATGAATTGGCTAATAGAGTTATGAAAAAATACCCATTATGCAAAGGTATGGTTGGCGGTGATCAACAATTCTATTGGGATCTGGGATTTTTGACAGAAGCTGAAAACGAAGTCTGGAAATGGGAAAAGAAGTTTTAG
- a CDS encoding MurR/RpiR family transcriptional regulator encodes MFRVEQVKSLNDLEMEVYQYVTKNYDKVKYMRIRELAQEAHVSTSTVLRFCKKMDCNGYAEFKVKLKQHFDKGKEMSATDDVTEVIDFLKKTTSDEFEKKLDMLTEVIVRANRIIFVGSGMSGIVAKYGARYFSSMGKFCLYIDEPHYPTESRFFENALVIVFSVSGESNDTIGHVIRFKEQNCQIFSVTNTENCTVAKLSDYNIAYYVTYTRLKVYDITTQMPAISIVERLGKKLYRYTSEEMDHNSN; translated from the coding sequence ATGTTTCGTGTGGAGCAGGTTAAGTCACTGAATGATCTGGAAATGGAAGTATATCAATATGTGACGAAAAATTATGATAAAGTGAAGTACATGAGAATTCGGGAATTGGCTCAGGAAGCCCATGTTTCCACTTCTACGGTACTGCGCTTTTGTAAGAAAATGGATTGTAACGGCTATGCCGAATTTAAGGTAAAGTTAAAGCAGCATTTTGATAAGGGCAAAGAAATGTCTGCTACGGACGATGTGACTGAAGTCATTGACTTTTTAAAGAAAACAACTTCGGACGAATTTGAGAAAAAGCTGGATATGCTGACGGAAGTGATTGTTCGTGCAAACCGTATTATTTTTGTAGGCAGCGGCATGTCCGGGATTGTGGCAAAATATGGGGCAAGGTATTTTTCCAGTATGGGAAAGTTTTGTCTTTATATTGACGAACCTCATTATCCCACGGAGAGCAGATTTTTTGAAAATGCCCTGGTCATTGTATTCTCAGTTTCTGGAGAGTCGAATGATACCATTGGTCATGTGATCCGTTTTAAGGAACAAAATTGCCAGATTTTCAGTGTGACCAATACGGAGAATTGTACTGTAGCGAAGTTATCGGACTATAACATTGCTTATTATGTGACTTATACGCGCCTAAAGGTGTATGATATTACCACTCAAATGCCTGCAATCAGCATTGTGGAACGACTGGGGAAGAAGCTGTACCGGTATACTTCCGAAGAAATGGATCATAATTCAAATTAG
- a CDS encoding carbohydrate ABC transporter permease: MKAKRQQTAILFLLPAVVLLLCFMIYPLGKTIYYSFTAWYNFSAVQTFIGLENYKDLIKDPVVRTALRNTAILMAGVLLFQIGFALILAILVDGVRHCFKFFRTIYFFPIVISATAIGLMFTLIYKYEYGLLNYFIPLFGGEKQVWINEKTSIYLALIPVVWQYVGFYFVIFLTGISNISSDIYESAMLDGIRPVQKAVYITVPMLRSVLTSSIVLVVSGCFKVFDIIFMVTNGGPLDSSQLLSTYMYQKAFARGNGGYASSIAIVMIVLGVAVTSVLRKMLQGGEEDA, encoded by the coding sequence ATGAAGGCGAAAAGACAACAGACCGCCATACTGTTTTTGCTTCCGGCGGTAGTTCTTCTGTTGTGCTTCATGATTTACCCGTTGGGAAAGACGATTTATTACAGTTTTACAGCCTGGTATAATTTCTCTGCGGTACAGACGTTTATTGGCCTGGAAAATTATAAAGATTTAATTAAAGATCCGGTTGTCAGAACAGCTCTTCGCAATACAGCGATTCTGATGGCAGGGGTTCTCTTATTTCAGATCGGCTTTGCCCTGATTCTGGCGATTCTGGTAGATGGAGTCAGGCATTGTTTTAAGTTTTTCCGAACAATCTATTTTTTCCCGATTGTAATATCAGCGACTGCAATTGGTCTTATGTTTACCCTGATATATAAGTATGAATATGGACTTCTCAACTATTTCATTCCCCTGTTTGGTGGGGAAAAGCAGGTATGGATCAATGAAAAGACTTCCATTTACCTTGCCCTGATCCCTGTTGTGTGGCAGTATGTTGGATTTTATTTTGTGATTTTTCTAACAGGCATATCAAACATATCCTCTGATATTTACGAATCAGCCATGCTGGATGGGATCAGGCCGGTGCAGAAAGCTGTTTATATCACTGTGCCAATGCTGCGCAGTGTTCTTACGTCTTCGATTGTTCTTGTAGTCTCCGGATGCTTTAAAGTATTTGATATTATTTTTATGGTTACCAATGGCGGTCCTTTGGATTCCAGTCAGCTTTTAAGCACTTATATGTATCAGAAGGCATTTGCAAGGGGCAATGGGGGATATGCCAGTTCCATAGCCATAGTAATGATCGTTCTTGGAGTTGCAGTAACCAGTGTGCTTAGAAAGATGCTGCAGGGAGGTGAGGAGGATGCATGA
- a CDS encoding response regulator transcription factor — MHNILIVEDEKPISDFIKLSLRTMGYECEQVYDGEAAANKVLEKRYSLILLDIMLPKANGFELMEFIRPMEIPVIFLTAKGSVQDKVKGFKLGADDYLTKPFQIEELQARIENVLRRYYKTDEILSYRNISVNVSSHKVTKDEQEITLAEKEFKLLVLFIKNKNLALFREQIYERVWEGEYTGDSRTVDMHIQRLRKKLDLYDQLVSVFKIGYRLED, encoded by the coding sequence ATGCATAATATTTTAATTGTCGAAGATGAAAAACCTATATCTGATTTTATTAAGCTAAGCTTGAGAACGATGGGATATGAATGTGAACAGGTCTATGACGGGGAAGCGGCAGCAAATAAGGTTTTGGAAAAAAGGTATTCCCTGATTCTTCTGGATATCATGCTGCCAAAGGCTAATGGATTTGAATTAATGGAATTTATCCGTCCTATGGAGATTCCGGTAATATTTTTGACTGCAAAAGGAAGTGTGCAGGACAAAGTAAAGGGCTTCAAGTTGGGTGCTGATGATTACTTGACAAAGCCCTTTCAGATAGAGGAATTGCAGGCCAGGATTGAAAACGTGCTCAGGCGGTATTATAAAACAGATGAAATTTTGTCTTACAGAAATATTTCTGTGAATGTATCATCTCATAAGGTGACAAAAGACGAACAGGAGATTACATTAGCAGAGAAAGAGTTTAAATTACTGGTGCTATTCATTAAAAATAAGAATTTGGCATTATTTAGAGAGCAGATTTATGAGAGAGTATGGGAAGGGGAGTATACTGGAGATAGCAGAACGGTTGATATGCATATACAAAGACTGCGTAAAAAATTAGATCTATATGATCAATTGGTATCTGTATTTAAAATTGGATACCGTTTGGAGGATTAA
- a CDS encoding ABC transporter substrate-binding protein: MKKMKKVLAVLAGSAMLSLSLAGCSQSAPQTGGTKTGTEAADAGKAASGGKEKIRVFTFFTGSDQWAPVWSEVIAEYMAENPNVEIVDESAPTAGVNDVFRTKMQADIAAGTPADLSIFYTGADGKPLVDSGLFVDYGTYMKDDEKWSGNFKQSALDSQKYDGVQYSLPYLGYYEGLFYNKELFEKYGLEEPVSYDNIMKAIKVFAENDIPAFASSMAKPSYLLELSILAQSGGEGHKNYFDDSWAPALDSIAEWYQMGAFPKDTMTISEDDIRLMFKEGKAAMMINGSWCVSALEDNENMRLIAMPAFPGGKGGEDCVIAGFGSGWFFSKKAAERSDETLKLLKYLTSPEIVQRFIAVGGSSAIECPVPEGASLLKKSAVEMLNKASYTDTAIDSQVSREAWMAIADDGAPYLVEGKRTSLELLAEARKILEATSK, translated from the coding sequence ATGAAAAAAATGAAAAAAGTGTTAGCGGTACTTGCAGGATCAGCCATGTTGTCATTATCTCTTGCAGGCTGCAGTCAGTCAGCACCACAGACCGGGGGGACGAAAACAGGAACAGAGGCTGCTGATGCGGGTAAGGCCGCATCAGGAGGAAAAGAAAAAATCAGGGTATTTACCTTTTTTACAGGCTCTGACCAATGGGCGCCTGTCTGGTCTGAAGTCATTGCTGAGTATATGGCGGAAAACCCCAATGTTGAGATCGTAGACGAATCAGCTCCAACAGCAGGAGTAAATGACGTATTCCGTACGAAGATGCAGGCAGATATAGCGGCTGGAACACCGGCTGATTTATCCATATTTTATACGGGTGCAGATGGAAAGCCATTGGTGGACTCCGGACTGTTTGTTGATTATGGAACTTATATGAAAGACGACGAGAAGTGGTCCGGAAACTTTAAACAGTCAGCTCTTGACAGTCAGAAATATGATGGAGTGCAGTATAGTCTTCCTTATCTGGGATATTATGAAGGCTTGTTTTACAATAAAGAATTATTTGAGAAGTACGGCCTGGAGGAGCCTGTGTCTTATGATAATATCATGAAAGCCATTAAAGTTTTTGCTGAAAATGATATTCCTGCATTTGCCTCTTCCATGGCAAAGCCCTCTTATCTGCTGGAGCTTTCGATTTTGGCTCAGTCGGGCGGAGAAGGACATAAGAATTACTTTGATGACAGCTGGGCACCGGCACTTGACAGCATTGCAGAATGGTACCAGATGGGGGCCTTTCCTAAGGATACCATGACGATTTCAGAGGATGATATCCGTCTGATGTTTAAAGAAGGAAAAGCAGCCATGATGATCAATGGTTCCTGGTGTGTCAGCGCTTTGGAGGACAATGAAAATATGCGTCTTATTGCAATGCCTGCATTTCCCGGAGGCAAAGGAGGAGAAGACTGCGTAATTGCAGGCTTTGGTTCTGGCTGGTTCTTTAGTAAAAAGGCAGCAGAGCGCAGTGATGAAACACTGAAACTCTTAAAATATCTTACATCACCGGAGATTGTCCAGAGATTTATTGCGGTAGGCGGAAGTTCAGCAATTGAATGTCCTGTGCCGGAAGGTGCTTCTCTTTTAAAGAAGAGCGCGGTTGAGATGTTGAATAAGGCGTCTTATACGGATACGGCTATTGATTCCCAGGTAAGCCGGGAGGCATGGATGGCCATAGCAGATGACGGAGCACCGTATCTGGTAGAAGGAAAGAGGACCAGCCTGGAACTATTGGCTGAGGCACGCAAGATTTTGGAGGCTACCAGCAAATAA
- a CDS encoding sensor histidine kinase, protein MTFHKAYLLEVEREKENIESIHRDLVTLLANDSSTLYKEPTKSIEEAIDILKNNWKGESYRISDENGKVLFQNDDTGFLDKKSSDLSLYRIVYRVEKNAKGYFLQMSVLTELLRRPIIIEVHKDLTQIFLEKEEQQRIFIITIIAVGAISALLNAVNVIKLTKPIHKLIYAVKKIRSGDYTERVEYKEKDEVGILAADFNGMAEQLEEKIKLLKETAKKQEELAGSLAHEIRTPLTAMIGYADLIKRSKLEEQDFLYAVDYIISEGKRLEALSNKMMQLLIEKNATPNYTVSTVQNLLEDALEAMKPVFDKKKIAVKKSSINFPIRVDMELMKNVLLNILDNGGKAAGVNGEITIETGCKSGNVWISITDNGMGMPKEEISKIQEAFYRVDKSRSRADGGAGLGLAICSNIMNIHKGEILFESEVGKGTTVTLVWKGSIDEKDI, encoded by the coding sequence ATGACATTCCATAAAGCATATCTGCTGGAGGTTGAGAGGGAAAAAGAAAATATCGAAAGCATACATCGGGATCTGGTAACGCTGCTAGCGAATGATAGCAGTACATTGTATAAGGAACCAACAAAAAGTATTGAGGAAGCAATTGATATTTTGAAAAACAATTGGAAGGGTGAATCTTATAGAATAAGCGATGAAAATGGAAAGGTATTGTTTCAGAACGATGATACAGGGTTTTTAGATAAAAAGAGTAGTGATTTATCTCTTTACAGGATTGTATATCGAGTAGAAAAAAATGCTAAGGGTTATTTTTTACAAATGTCAGTTCTGACAGAGTTGCTTAGACGACCTATTATAATTGAGGTTCATAAAGATCTTACACAGATATTTTTAGAGAAAGAGGAGCAGCAAAGAATATTTATAATAACCATAATTGCTGTGGGGGCCATAAGCGCATTGTTAAACGCTGTCAATGTTATAAAGTTAACGAAACCAATTCATAAATTGATTTATGCGGTGAAAAAGATCAGGTCAGGAGACTATACGGAAAGAGTGGAATATAAGGAGAAAGATGAAGTTGGTATTTTGGCAGCCGATTTTAATGGTATGGCGGAACAATTAGAAGAAAAAATAAAGTTGCTGAAGGAAACTGCTAAAAAGCAGGAAGAACTGGCAGGCAGTTTGGCGCATGAAATCAGAACGCCTCTTACTGCCATGATAGGATATGCAGATTTAATAAAGAGAAGCAAACTGGAGGAGCAGGATTTCCTATATGCCGTGGACTATATTATTTCGGAAGGAAAAAGACTGGAAGCACTTTCTAACAAGATGATGCAGTTACTAATAGAAAAGAATGCAACACCTAATTATACCGTGAGTACCGTTCAGAATTTATTGGAAGATGCCCTGGAAGCAATGAAACCCGTTTTTGATAAAAAGAAAATTGCCGTGAAAAAATCTTCTATCAATTTTCCGATCAGAGTAGATATGGAGCTTATGAAAAATGTTTTATTAAATATATTAGATAATGGTGGAAAAGCGGCTGGCGTAAATGGCGAGATTACGATTGAAACAGGCTGTAAGAGCGGTAATGTATGGATCTCAATAACAGATAACGGGATGGGTATGCCAAAAGAGGAGATTTCTAAAATTCAGGAAGCCTTTTACCGGGTGGATAAATCCCGTTCCAGAGCAGATGGGGGAGCAGGCCTGGGATTAGCAATTTGTTCTAATATTATGAATATTCATAAAGGGGAAATACTGTTTGAGAGTGAAGTGGGCAAAGGCACTACAGTGACGTTGGTATGGAAAGGAAGTATCGATGAAAAGGACATTTAA
- the ascF gene encoding PTS cellobiose/arbutin/salicin transporter subunit IIBC, translating to MARDYAVVSKAIVENIGGIDNISSLTHCMTRLRFVLKDESKANEAAVKAIDGVMGVVKQGGQFQVIIGNHVGTAYQEVLKLGDFGEESKVARGEKKEPLTLKKIGNNILDAIVGTMSPLIPAIIGGSMVKLLVMLLAMANILPADSDTYKIINSIGDGAFYFLPAMVAASASKKFKTNMFLAIAIAGTLIHPDFRSLMEAVTVGETAAHFLGVPIASVKYTYTVIPAICMTWILSYIERGVDRITPAVTKNFLKPMLILLIAAPIAILIIGPAGILVGTSISKFVFFVQAKLGFLAVGIMGAIWPLLVITGMHRVFTPTILQTISDTGMEGTVMPSEIGANLSLGGVSLAVALKTKNRELRQTALAAASSALIAGTTEPALYGVAVRLKRPLIASLITGFVCGCLAGIGGLASRSMVSPSVLTGVQFIDPERPGTSIAWIAGITILSIVLSFVLTLVIGFEDIPEEEE from the coding sequence ATGGCAAGAGATTATGCAGTTGTATCAAAAGCTATTGTGGAAAATATTGGGGGAATCGATAATATTTCCAGCCTTACCCACTGTATGACCCGTTTGAGATTTGTCTTAAAGGATGAAAGTAAGGCAAATGAAGCGGCGGTCAAAGCCATTGACGGCGTTATGGGAGTTGTAAAGCAGGGAGGGCAATTTCAGGTTATTATTGGAAATCATGTTGGAACTGCTTATCAGGAGGTATTAAAGTTAGGTGACTTTGGAGAAGAAAGTAAAGTTGCAAGGGGAGAGAAGAAAGAGCCTTTGACCCTTAAAAAAATTGGAAATAACATTTTAGACGCCATCGTTGGAACCATGTCTCCGTTAATTCCGGCAATTATCGGCGGCTCCATGGTAAAGTTGTTAGTTATGTTATTGGCTATGGCAAATATATTGCCTGCTGACAGTGACACTTACAAGATCATTAATTCCATTGGTGACGGCGCCTTTTATTTCCTGCCTGCCATGGTAGCAGCTTCTGCTTCTAAGAAATTTAAAACGAATATGTTCCTGGCCATTGCTATTGCAGGAACTTTAATTCATCCGGATTTTCGTAGTTTAATGGAGGCGGTAACGGTTGGAGAGACAGCGGCCCATTTCCTGGGAGTTCCAATTGCGTCTGTAAAATATACTTATACAGTAATTCCGGCAATCTGTATGACCTGGATTTTATCTTATATTGAGCGGGGAGTTGACAGAATTACACCTGCTGTAACGAAAAACTTCTTAAAGCCAATGTTGATATTATTAATTGCAGCTCCTATTGCGATCTTAATCATTGGACCTGCAGGGATTTTAGTTGGTACGTCGATTTCTAAATTTGTATTCTTTGTACAGGCAAAACTCGGTTTTCTGGCAGTTGGTATTATGGGAGCAATATGGCCTTTACTGGTTATTACAGGTATGCATAGGGTGTTTACTCCTACGATTCTGCAGACGATCTCTGATACAGGAATGGAAGGAACCGTTATGCCGTCTGAAATAGGCGCGAACCTTTCCCTGGGCGGAGTTTCACTAGCAGTAGCTTTAAAAACAAAAAACAGAGAACTTCGTCAAACCGCCCTTGCAGCAGCGTCTTCCGCTCTGATTGCAGGAACTACGGAACCGGCCCTTTATGGTGTTGCCGTTCGTTTAAAACGTCCTTTGATTGCGTCTTTGATTACAGGATTTGTTTGCGGCTGTTTGGCTGGAATTGGAGGGCTTGCCAGCCGTTCCATGGTATCACCCAGTGTTTTAACCGGAGTACAGTTTATTGACCCGGAACGTCCGGGAACCAGCATCGCATGGATCGCAGGTATTACGATTTTATCGATTGTATTATCGTTTGTACTGACTTTGGTGATTGGTTTTGAGGATATACCGGAAGAGGAGGAATAA
- the ascB gene encoding 6-phospho-beta-glucosidase, whose translation MSDFQFPEDFLWGGAISANQAEGAFREGGRGLSNIDVLPHGVRRLEVKTGNVPQPQLQKEEYYPSHEGIDFYHCYKEDIALIAEMGFKVFRTSISWSRLFPDGDEEKPNQVGIEFYRSMFWECKKYGIEPLVTLCHFDAPMGLVEKCGSWRNRKVIDYFLRYADTCFKEFSGLVKYWLTFNEINIILHSPFSGAGIAFQEGENKAQTTYQAAHHILVASALATKLAHEYDPGNQVGCMLAGGSFYPYSCNPEDVWESVKKEQENLFFIDVQVRGAYPSYARKLFRDKGVSLIMEDGDLEILKNTVDFVSFSYYASRCVAADMNDKTANEGNIIRSVKNPYLQTSGWGWSIDPLGLRITMNQLYDRYQKPLFIVENGLGAKDEIDQAGRIQDDYRIDYLRSHIQAMKEAMEDGVELMGYTVWSCIDIVSASTGEMSKRYGFIYVDRADDGSGTLKRRKKKSFDWYKKVIETNGNDID comes from the coding sequence TTGAGCGATTTTCAATTTCCTGAAGATTTCCTTTGGGGAGGAGCCATTTCCGCCAATCAGGCGGAAGGCGCCTTCCGTGAAGGAGGCCGGGGATTAAGTAATATTGACGTACTTCCTCATGGTGTACGAAGATTAGAAGTAAAAACAGGGAATGTTCCCCAACCCCAATTGCAGAAAGAAGAATATTACCCCAGCCATGAGGGAATTGATTTTTATCATTGTTATAAAGAAGATATTGCTTTAATAGCGGAAATGGGCTTTAAAGTATTCCGTACTTCTATTTCATGGTCACGGCTTTTTCCTGACGGAGACGAAGAAAAGCCCAATCAGGTGGGAATTGAATTTTACCGTAGTATGTTTTGGGAGTGTAAAAAGTATGGTATTGAGCCCTTGGTGACGCTGTGTCATTTTGATGCTCCCATGGGACTGGTGGAAAAATGCGGTTCATGGAGAAACAGAAAGGTCATAGATTATTTCCTTCGTTATGCGGATACCTGTTTTAAAGAATTTTCAGGGTTAGTAAAATATTGGCTGACGTTTAACGAGATTAATATTATTTTACACAGTCCTTTTTCCGGTGCAGGAATTGCGTTCCAGGAAGGGGAAAATAAAGCTCAGACTACCTATCAGGCAGCACATCATATTTTGGTAGCCAGCGCTTTGGCTACTAAGCTGGCTCATGAATATGATCCGGGCAATCAGGTGGGCTGTATGCTTGCAGGAGGCAGTTTTTACCCTTACTCCTGTAATCCTGAGGATGTTTGGGAGTCTGTGAAAAAAGAACAGGAAAATTTATTCTTCATTGATGTACAGGTGCGGGGGGCTTATCCCTCTTATGCCCGTAAGCTCTTTCGTGATAAGGGAGTCAGTCTTATTATGGAAGACGGTGACTTGGAGATTTTGAAAAATACAGTGGATTTCGTTTCCTTCAGCTATTATGCCAGCCGCTGCGTAGCTGCAGATATGAATGATAAAACAGCAAATGAGGGCAATATTATCCGTTCTGTGAAAAATCCTTATTTACAAACAAGTGGGTGGGGCTGGAGCATTGACCCCCTGGGACTTAGAATCACCATGAACCAGTTGTATGACCGTTATCAGAAACCTCTGTTTATCGTTGAAAATGGTTTGGGTGCAAAGGACGAGATTGATCAGGCTGGAAGGATACAGGACGATTACCGCATTGATTACTTAAGAAGCCATATCCAGGCAATGAAAGAAGCCATGGAGGATGGTGTGGAATTAATGGGGTACACGGTCTGGAGTTGTATTGACATTGTTTCTGCTTCTACCGGAGAGATGAGCAAACGATATGGTTTTATTTATGTGGATCGGGCAGACGACGGAAGCGGAACGCTGAAGCGGAGAAAAAAGAAATCGTTTGATTGGTATAAAAAAGTAATTGAAACCAATGGAAATGATATAGACTGA
- a CDS encoding MFS transporter, with protein MEEEKKSMSFPKGLFCVYLIFFSGQAIYNTYLNLYLAQIGFSTTQIGSMISISTIVLLIAQTFWGSISDRAERKNGVVAFLYIASIISALGFYLTKSYWPVLFLVAAFSAFFVPIIPLNDNFTLESLAGSKWDYGRIRLGGTIGYAVTVVLAGYFLKDEYSSIFWIVAAAMALCLIFSLSIPPVKGFKERKDKSSIWKVLSDKTLVVLIGFNLMYGLGTSFFYNFYPIHFVQIGGNSKLVGWMMFACSVVEVPCLMVMHRLVKKIGMSGVLILSGVLTCIRWTLLYFLTAPMLIILTNLLHGFSFTGISYCLLNYINKRVPADLRASSQVLNATMSTVFSKLVFGYIGGVAFELWGGGSMMACSAITIGIATLFFGVWSRGKGRELSF; from the coding sequence ATGGAAGAGGAAAAGAAAAGCATGAGCTTTCCCAAGGGACTGTTCTGTGTGTATCTTATATTTTTTTCAGGGCAGGCAATCTATAATACATATTTAAACTTATATCTGGCTCAGATTGGTTTTTCTACAACTCAGATTGGCAGCATGATATCCATATCCACAATCGTGCTGCTGATAGCACAGACCTTTTGGGGAAGTATCAGTGACAGGGCAGAGAGAAAGAATGGAGTGGTTGCTTTTCTCTACATTGCTTCCATTATTTCAGCGCTGGGGTTTTACCTTACGAAAAGTTATTGGCCTGTGTTATTCCTTGTGGCTGCTTTTAGTGCCTTTTTTGTTCCCATTATTCCTTTAAATGATAATTTCACCCTGGAGTCCCTGGCCGGCAGCAAATGGGATTATGGAAGAATCCGGCTAGGAGGGACCATCGGTTATGCTGTAACCGTTGTTTTAGCCGGGTATTTTCTAAAGGATGAGTATTCCTCTATATTTTGGATTGTGGCAGCAGCCATGGCCTTATGCCTGATCTTCTCCTTATCCATTCCGCCTGTAAAGGGCTTTAAGGAACGGAAAGATAAGTCTTCTATATGGAAGGTATTATCCGATAAGACTCTGGTTGTACTAATTGGTTTTAATTTAATGTATGGGCTGGGAACCAGTTTTTTCTACAATTTTTACCCCATTCATTTTGTGCAGATTGGGGGAAACAGCAAGCTGGTTGGTTGGATGATGTTCGCTTGCTCCGTTGTCGAGGTCCCCTGTCTCATGGTTATGCACAGGCTTGTGAAAAAAATAGGGATGTCCGGGGTGCTTATTTTGTCCGGAGTTCTTACCTGCATCCGTTGGACCCTTCTCTATTTTTTAACCGCGCCTATGCTGATTATTCTCACAAACCTGCTTCATGGATTTAGTTTTACAGGAATCAGTTATTGCTTGTTGAATTACATAAACAAAAGGGTACCGGCGGATCTAAGGGCCAGCAGCCAGGTGTTAAACGCAACGATGAGCACTGTATTCAGTAAGCTGGTATTCGGGTATATTGGAGGGGTTGCTTTTGAATTATGGGGAGGTGGTTCCATGATGGCCTGCTCAGCCATAACCATAGGAATTGCCACACTGTTCTTTGGGGTATGGAGCAGAGGAAAAGGCAGGGAGTTGTCTTTTTAG
- a CDS encoding GlsB/YeaQ/YmgE family stress response membrane protein: MGIISWIIIGALAGWIASMFTGNNKSMGAGANIVVGIIGGLIGGFLMGLLGGTGITGFNVWSLIVSIVGSVILLWIVNAVRRQKTE, encoded by the coding sequence ATGGGAATTATAAGTTGGATTATTATTGGTGCTCTTGCCGGTTGGATTGCCAGTATGTTCACTGGTAATAATAAAAGTATGGGCGCTGGCGCCAATATCGTGGTAGGGATCATCGGCGGTTTAATCGGCGGTTTTTTGATGGGCCTCCTGGGAGGAACCGGCATTACCGGATTTAATGTCTGGAGCTTGATTGTCTCTATCGTTGGTTCCGTTATTTTATTATGGATTGTAAATGCAGTGAGAAGACAGAAGACTGAGTAA